A genomic segment from Nitratiruptor sp. YY08-10 encodes:
- a CDS encoding DNA polymerase IV — protein sequence MKIHIDIDAFFISAERVKNPSLRDIPAAVGGRGDPFIFDPRYQHKMDLLQKHQGAFVPSIFYDADMEFDEYFKEGEKIRGIIITSSYEARRYGVKTGISVKEALQLCPHLKVVPPNHLYYHKLSNALHNLLQKEIPVVEQFSIDEFFGDLDGYIDDEYTETFIRHLQILIKDKLGLPVSIGAAKSKWTAKLATSYAKPNGVRVVWNVDDFIKNIPVEKFPGIGRGYLKRLRRYGIQTLGETKNIKDIFYSWKLPGITLYKRIWGEDNEPLYPKRPRKSVGISRTIDPISDRKEVQRRVIVLARHLSDSVAKEHLNPTQFVLSIKYDTGYKSKAHCIHESSFSEAKCKQIALELFHKADIYPTASVVRIALRCLRFKTYGYYELFNWEKEKKFTKLLQQSQKVRQKYGMDLIKWGVELM from the coding sequence ATGAAAATCCATATCGATATCGATGCCTTTTTCATCTCGGCTGAAAGAGTGAAAAATCCTTCTCTTCGCGATATTCCAGCTGCTGTAGGAGGAAGAGGTGATCCTTTTATATTCGATCCTCGTTATCAACATAAAATGGATCTTTTGCAAAAACATCAAGGCGCTTTTGTTCCATCGATCTTTTACGATGCTGATATGGAATTTGATGAGTATTTCAAAGAGGGAGAAAAAATTCGAGGCATCATCATAACATCAAGTTACGAAGCAAGAAGATATGGCGTAAAAACCGGAATAAGTGTTAAAGAGGCATTGCAACTCTGTCCGCATCTCAAAGTCGTTCCACCAAATCATCTTTATTACCACAAACTCTCAAATGCTCTGCACAATCTTTTGCAAAAAGAGATACCTGTTGTTGAGCAGTTCAGTATCGACGAATTTTTTGGTGATTTGGATGGCTATATTGATGATGAATATACCGAAACCTTCATCCGGCACTTGCAGATTCTCATCAAAGATAAACTTGGACTTCCAGTATCCATAGGCGCGGCAAAAAGCAAATGGACAGCAAAACTTGCCACAAGCTATGCAAAACCAAACGGAGTCAGAGTGGTTTGGAATGTTGATGATTTTATCAAAAATATTCCTGTTGAAAAATTCCCAGGTATCGGTAGAGGCTATCTCAAAAGGCTACGGCGATACGGCATTCAAACCCTTGGTGAAACAAAGAATATCAAAGATATCTTTTATAGCTGGAAACTTCCTGGTATAACTCTTTATAAAAGAATCTGGGGAGAAGACAATGAACCCCTTTATCCAAAACGTCCAAGAAAATCAGTAGGTATTTCAAGAACCATCGATCCTATTAGCGATAGAAAAGAGGTGCAAAGAAGGGTCATTGTATTGGCCAGGCACTTAAGCGACTCAGTCGCCAAAGAGCATCTCAATCCAACACAATTTGTTTTATCCATCAAATATGATACGGGATATAAAAGTAAGGCACATTGTATTCATGAGTCCTCTTTCAGTGAAGCCAAATGCAAGCAGATTGCACTCGAACTCTTCCACAAAGCAGATATCTATCCAACAGCATCGGTTGTACGAATCGCACTTCGATGCCTACGATTCAAAACGTATGGATACTATGAGCTCTTCAATTGGGAAAAAGAAAAAAAATTTACAAAACTTTTGCAACAAAGCCAAAAGGTGCGTCAAAAGTATGGAATGGATTTGATCAAATGGGGAGTTGAATTGATGTAG
- a CDS encoding chemotaxis protein CheW → METTVIKFRVDRHVYVISTEYIQQIFYVKQITPMLHMPEYVIGSIQHGSSHYLLLCLKKILNIGECDEVSNKPVLLLSFNNNKYAFLIDEILALEEFTQNSSTVGDLYEKNDVVFQELPLQHVLQSITMPPLQQTEQKKIIKQQKEQFRPFLLFTLYDKLYAIDNHFIHSIVPLSHMKAVQQLQHDWITGIYNYKNRALKVADLAKKLHSNSLKEGSVIILQHDSKMLGLLIERIEGLVDIERDNIVSESDTNQLFEGYFHYQNSIIPIISSQFLQKNIDNYGLTTQEKEEQLNKEQNEEDLLLFSLFHEDYAIPIKNVVTVLEFSKTNITNNALTTNKNIYGLILHKNKTYYLIDIAKILQKELIPNDESKIIIIKNDVGEEFAIIVDNIKDIVSVPSSNIAHLSNTTSLSAGIVTLKNNSLNLFNTGWSSFH, encoded by the coding sequence ATGGAAACAACTGTTATCAAATTTCGCGTAGACAGGCACGTCTATGTCATTTCGACAGAATATATACAACAGATTTTTTATGTAAAGCAAATAACTCCTATGCTTCACATGCCAGAGTATGTCATTGGAAGTATCCAGCATGGTTCATCACATTATCTACTACTTTGTCTAAAAAAAATTCTTAATATTGGAGAGTGCGATGAAGTTTCCAACAAACCTGTTCTCCTTCTCTCTTTCAATAATAATAAATATGCATTTTTAATCGATGAGATTTTGGCCTTGGAAGAGTTTACACAAAATAGCTCAACAGTAGGTGATTTGTATGAAAAAAATGATGTTGTCTTTCAAGAATTACCTCTTCAGCATGTTTTACAATCTATTACAATGCCACCATTACAACAAACAGAACAAAAAAAGATTATCAAACAGCAAAAAGAGCAGTTTCGTCCTTTTTTACTTTTTACACTTTACGACAAACTTTATGCTATTGATAATCATTTCATTCACTCTATTGTTCCACTATCTCACATGAAAGCCGTTCAACAATTGCAACACGATTGGATAACAGGAATTTATAACTATAAAAATAGAGCTTTGAAAGTAGCCGATTTAGCAAAAAAATTGCATTCAAATTCATTGAAAGAAGGTTCAGTGATCATATTACAACACGATTCAAAAATGCTGGGACTTTTAATAGAACGTATCGAAGGACTCGTCGACATTGAGCGTGACAATATTGTCAGTGAAAGTGATACCAATCAGCTTTTTGAAGGGTATTTTCACTACCAAAATAGCATAATTCCTATTATTTCATCACAATTTCTTCAAAAAAATATAGACAACTATGGTTTAACAACACAAGAAAAGGAAGAACAATTGAACAAAGAGCAAAATGAAGAAGATCTATTGCTTTTCTCACTTTTTCATGAAGATTATGCAATACCTATAAAAAACGTTGTCACTGTTTTAGAGTTTTCCAAAACAAACATAACAAACAATGCTCTTACAACCAATAAAAATATTTATGGACTTATTTTACATAAAAACAAAACCTACTATCTTATAGACATTGCAAAAATTTTACAAAAAGAGCTTATTCCAAATGATGAATCGAAAATTATTATCATAAAAAATGATGTAGGAGAAGAGTTTGCAATCATCGTTGATAATATCAAAGATATCGTCTCAGTTCCTTCAAGCAATATCGCCCATTTATCTAATACAACCTCCCTTAGTGCTGGTATCGTCACATTAAAAAACAATTCTCTCAATCTTTTTAATACAGGATGGAGCTCTTTTCATTAA
- a CDS encoding S24 family peptidase, whose product MLQVEEVIERIKDVLSKEIDGKRVYDKDVAAALGITPEHFSMLKKRKKLPLPEILDFCAKRKISINWLLYNQDPESLQESTQKFAYVHYFKEVNASAGGGAFNYELVAQKLYIDEEIVQMLGGRGALKHIEAIHLLGDSMEPTLKDGSILFVDRSELDVKKGGIFLLSTSMGLFVKRVRLRLDGKLEMISDNTSYPVEVVQSDEVQVIGKVIGSVERIV is encoded by the coding sequence ATGTTACAAGTGGAAGAGGTGATCGAACGGATCAAAGATGTCTTATCAAAAGAGATCGATGGCAAAAGAGTGTACGATAAGGATGTAGCGGCTGCACTTGGTATCACACCAGAGCATTTCAGTATGCTCAAAAAAAGAAAAAAGCTCCCGTTACCAGAAATTTTGGATTTTTGTGCCAAAAGAAAGATCAGTATCAACTGGCTTTTGTATAACCAAGATCCAGAATCTTTACAAGAAAGCACTCAGAAGTTTGCGTATGTGCATTACTTTAAAGAGGTGAATGCAAGTGCTGGAGGAGGGGCGTTCAATTATGAACTTGTTGCACAAAAACTCTATATCGATGAAGAGATTGTGCAGATGCTTGGAGGCAGAGGAGCTTTAAAACATATTGAAGCGATCCATCTTCTTGGTGATTCTATGGAGCCGACACTCAAAGATGGGAGTATTTTGTTTGTGGATAGAAGTGAGCTGGACGTAAAAAAAGGGGGTATTTTTCTCCTTTCTACCTCTATGGGCCTTTTTGTAAAACGGGTTCGCCTCAGACTTGATGGAAAGTTGGAGATGATTTCGGACAATACAAGTTATCCTGTGGAAGTGGTACAGAGTGATGAGGTGCAGGTGATCGGAAAAGTAATCGGCAGTGTGGAGCGGATTGTATGA
- a CDS encoding protein-glutamate O-methyltransferase CheR yields the protein MNDFDLIKLRDFILAKTGIYIDDDKLFKIYKRKFEDFIQKQGFDDFSSFYNRLVFKKDEHLLQELINLTTVNETYFFREAYQFKTLVEEVLPELDELRPLHESINILTAPSSSGEELYSIAIYIMEHAKEIFQKRDFVLVGIDIDSVMIQKARQGVFNQRSVSKIPPHLLQKYFVKEGNQYKIIDEIRKGLTFKVVNVMDFYAMKKLGRFDVIFSRNMLIYFDEKTRKEILATFHALLKPHGYLFLGHAEKVPAEMEIFKRVKKGESIIYQKA from the coding sequence ATGAATGATTTTGATCTGATAAAACTCCGTGATTTTATATTGGCTAAAACAGGAATTTATATTGATGATGACAAACTGTTTAAAATTTATAAAAGAAAGTTTGAAGATTTTATCCAAAAGCAAGGCTTTGATGATTTTAGCAGCTTTTATAATCGTCTTGTCTTTAAAAAAGATGAACATCTATTGCAAGAGCTAATCAATCTTACTACAGTCAATGAAACCTATTTCTTCCGTGAAGCGTATCAGTTTAAGACTCTTGTAGAAGAGGTACTGCCAGAACTTGATGAATTGCGTCCACTACATGAATCGATCAATATTTTGACAGCACCAAGCTCATCAGGTGAGGAACTCTACTCTATCGCAATTTATATCATGGAGCATGCAAAAGAGATATTTCAAAAAAGAGATTTTGTTTTAGTTGGAATAGATATTGATTCAGTCATGATTCAAAAAGCGAGACAAGGTGTTTTTAATCAAAGAAGTGTGAGTAAGATTCCTCCTCATCTTTTGCAAAAATATTTTGTAAAAGAGGGTAATCAATATAAAATCATCGATGAGATACGAAAAGGCCTTACGTTTAAAGTGGTCAATGTTATGGACTTTTATGCAATGAAAAAACTTGGAAGATTTGATGTCATTTTTTCACGCAATATGCTGATCTATTTTGATGAAAAAACAAGAAAAGAGATACTGGCTACCTTTCATGCCCTTTTGAAACCGCATGGGTATCTCTTTTTAGGCCATGCTGAAAAAGTGCCGGCAGAGATGGAGATTTTTAAACGAGTGAAAAAAGGAGAGAGTATTATCTATCAAAAAGCTTAA
- the fusA gene encoding elongation factor G, protein MARKTPIEKVRNIGIAAHIDAGKTTTTERILYYTGISHKIGEVHEGAATMDWMEQEKERGITITSAATTCFWKDHQINIIDTPGHVDFTIEVERSMRVLDGAVAVFCAVGGVQPQSETVWRQANKYHVPRIVFVNKMDRIGADFYNVENQIRERLKANPVPIQIPIGAEDNFRGVVDLVEMKGIVWDDETMGAKYEVIDIPDELKEKAEEYREKLIEAVAETDEELLDKYLGGEELTIEEIKKGIKKGTLDMTITPMLCGSAFKNKGVQTLLDAVVDYLPAPTEVSWIKGIDPKTGEEVSVESTDNGPFAALAFKIMTDPFVGQLSFIRVYRGQISSGSYVLNSTKEKKERVGRLLKMHANKREEIKELPAGEIGAVVGLKYTLTGDTLCDENHPVILEKMEFPEPVISVAVEPKTKADQEKMATALAKLAEEDPSFRVHTDEETGQTIISGMGELHLEIIVDRMKREFKVDAEVGQPQVAYRETIKAPVDQEYKYAKQSGGRGQYGHVFIKLEPQEPGKGYEFVNNITGGVIPKEYIPAVDKGIQEAMQNGVLAGYPVVDVKATLYDGSYHDVDSSEMAFKIAGSMAFKEAAKKANPILLEPIMKVEVEVPEEYMGDVIGDINRRRGQVQSMEDRAGNKIVTAMVPLAEMFGYSTDLRSFTQGRGTYSMEFDHYEEVPKNVADEIIKKRNG, encoded by the coding sequence ATGGCAAGAAAAACACCTATTGAAAAGGTCCGTAACATAGGTATCGCTGCTCATATCGATGCCGGTAAAACAACAACAACAGAACGGATTTTGTACTATACAGGGATTTCACATAAAATTGGTGAGGTGCACGAAGGTGCAGCAACCATGGACTGGATGGAGCAGGAGAAAGAGCGAGGTATTACAATTACTTCTGCAGCAACTACATGTTTTTGGAAAGATCACCAAATCAACATCATCGATACCCCAGGACACGTTGACTTTACAATCGAAGTTGAACGAAGTATGCGTGTACTTGACGGTGCAGTAGCAGTTTTTTGTGCAGTTGGTGGAGTTCAGCCTCAGTCTGAAACGGTATGGAGACAGGCGAACAAATACCATGTACCAAGAATCGTTTTTGTCAATAAAATGGACCGAATCGGTGCAGATTTTTACAATGTAGAAAATCAAATTAGAGAAAGACTCAAAGCAAATCCTGTTCCTATTCAGATTCCAATTGGTGCAGAAGACAACTTCAGAGGTGTTGTAGACCTCGTTGAAATGAAAGGGATTGTCTGGGATGATGAAACAATGGGAGCAAAATATGAAGTAATCGATATACCAGACGAACTCAAAGAAAAAGCAGAGGAGTATCGAGAAAAGCTTATCGAGGCAGTTGCGGAAACTGATGAAGAACTTTTGGATAAATATCTTGGCGGCGAAGAGCTTACAATAGAAGAGATCAAAAAAGGTATTAAAAAAGGTACCCTTGATATGACTATCACCCCAATGCTTTGTGGTAGTGCGTTTAAAAACAAAGGAGTGCAGACACTTCTTGATGCAGTTGTTGATTATCTTCCTGCACCAACAGAAGTAAGCTGGATTAAAGGTATTGATCCGAAAACCGGAGAGGAAGTAAGCGTTGAATCTACAGATAACGGACCATTTGCAGCTCTTGCATTCAAAATTATGACTGACCCGTTTGTTGGACAGCTCTCATTCATTCGGGTCTACAGAGGACAGATTTCAAGCGGAAGCTATGTACTGAACTCAACAAAAGAGAAAAAAGAGCGAGTCGGACGACTTCTTAAAATGCATGCAAATAAACGAGAAGAGATTAAAGAACTTCCAGCAGGTGAGATTGGTGCAGTTGTTGGTTTGAAATATACACTTACTGGTGATACTCTTTGTGATGAAAATCATCCGGTAATTTTGGAAAAAATGGAGTTTCCAGAACCAGTTATCTCTGTTGCAGTTGAGCCAAAAACTAAGGCTGACCAAGAAAAAATGGCTACAGCGTTAGCGAAACTAGCTGAAGAGGACCCAAGCTTTAGAGTGCATACGGATGAAGAAACTGGTCAGACAATTATTTCTGGTATGGGTGAGTTGCACCTTGAAATCATCGTTGATCGAATGAAACGAGAATTCAAAGTGGATGCAGAAGTTGGTCAGCCACAGGTTGCATACAGAGAAACAATTAAAGCTCCTGTTGATCAAGAGTACAAATATGCAAAACAGTCTGGTGGTCGTGGTCAATATGGTCACGTATTTATCAAACTTGAACCACAAGAGCCAGGTAAAGGGTATGAGTTTGTCAACAATATCACCGGTGGTGTTATTCCAAAAGAGTATATTCCAGCAGTTGACAAAGGTATCCAAGAAGCGATGCAAAATGGTGTGCTTGCCGGTTATCCTGTGGTTGATGTAAAAGCCACACTGTATGATGGAAGCTATCACGATGTTGACTCTAGTGAAATGGCGTTTAAAATTGCTGGTTCTATGGCATTCAAAGAGGCAGCAAAAAAAGCAAATCCAATTTTGCTTGAGCCAATTATGAAAGTAGAAGTGGAAGTTCCAGAGGAGTATATGGGTGATGTTATAGGTGATATCAACCGAAGACGGGGACAAGTACAAAGTATGGAAGATCGAGCAGGCAATAAAATCGTAACTGCTATGGTTCCACTTGCTGAGATGTTCGGATACTCAACTGATCTTCGATCATTCACTCAGGGTCGGGGAACCTACTCTATGGAATTTGATCATTATGAAGAAGTACCGAAAAACGTTGCAGATGAAATCATCAAAAAACGCAATGGCTAA
- the cheB gene encoding chemotaxis-specific protein-glutamate methyltransferase CheB, which produces MKKSPKALVIDDSALVRRFLKKELERLGFEVDVAKDGEEGEKKALENQYDLITLDIEMPKKNGLDVLQSIMEKNPTRVLIVSTYAVENGDIAMSALQLGALDYITKPDQRLATAGADFIKEFEFKVNEIMKINKIALLARKKKAIVQTPVIKQPTEFAPKDDKKYVLVGASTGGPKLIEAIARSLPENYPYPVCVVQHMPPTFTGKFAERLDSISKIKVVEAKNGEELTPAKMIIGKGGKHLHFRRDGDKVVCKLVPNTSNRFFVPSVDEMFFSALEVMNPKNIMAVLLTGIGDDGADGMVALKKAGAYTIAESEESATVYGMPKEAYVRGGTVKVLPFDEILQEIIAFGSKNGIKKDRR; this is translated from the coding sequence ATGAAAAAGAGCCCAAAAGCGCTCGTTATTGATGATTCGGCATTGGTTCGAAGATTTTTGAAAAAAGAGTTGGAACGACTCGGATTCGAGGTAGATGTCGCCAAAGATGGGGAAGAGGGTGAGAAAAAAGCTTTAGAGAATCAATATGACCTTATTACACTCGATATAGAGATGCCCAAGAAAAATGGGTTGGATGTGTTACAGTCCATTATGGAGAAGAATCCTACACGAGTTCTCATTGTAAGTACGTATGCTGTTGAGAATGGCGATATAGCAATGAGTGCACTTCAATTAGGAGCCTTGGATTATATTACAAAACCAGATCAAAGGCTTGCAACAGCTGGAGCAGACTTTATCAAAGAGTTTGAATTTAAAGTAAATGAGATAATGAAAATTAACAAGATTGCTCTTCTTGCGAGAAAAAAGAAAGCTATTGTACAAACCCCTGTTATAAAACAACCTACAGAATTTGCTCCCAAAGATGATAAAAAATATGTACTTGTTGGTGCCTCGACCGGTGGGCCAAAACTTATTGAAGCAATAGCGAGGTCGTTACCAGAAAATTACCCTTATCCTGTGTGTGTGGTACAGCATATGCCACCGACATTTACTGGAAAGTTTGCTGAAAGACTTGATAGTATTAGTAAAATAAAAGTGGTTGAAGCTAAAAATGGTGAAGAACTCACACCTGCAAAAATGATCATCGGAAAAGGTGGAAAGCATCTTCATTTCCGAAGAGATGGTGACAAGGTTGTGTGTAAGCTTGTTCCAAATACAAGTAACCGTTTTTTTGTTCCAAGTGTAGATGAGATGTTTTTTAGTGCGTTGGAGGTGATGAATCCAAAAAACATCATGGCAGTACTGTTAACTGGAATTGGTGATGATGGTGCAGATGGGATGGTGGCTTTGAAAAAAGCAGGCGCTTATACGATAGCAGAAAGTGAAGAGAGTGCGACGGTCTATGGGATGCCAAAAGAGGCGTATGTAAGAGGGGGAACAGTAAAAGTATTGCCCTTTGATGAGATTTTACAAGAAATAATTGCTTTTGGGAGTAAAAATGGCATTAAAAAAGATAGAAGATAA
- a CDS encoding methyl-accepting chemotaxis protein — protein MAFKQHYSHDDQAMEQVEQSLPSIKTPQAIQTQSTAAKNVDESVREELARISQNFLKEIAEGYTAIEELKQTMEQIAAAAEQSAGAAEESLSAITQIKENSLMLEKETNKIVVISNELEDIFLETQESIGDTKNGMEQASEWASNIVQKSQELFETSQEITEAVNIIRNLALIALNAAIEASRVKEEGESFNVMAREIRLVASKSNVYAHKIEQVVDIIKEKVEKSKTDILQVKDEMEKSSQKAYSSYQKIETMVHTMEQFVKDIDTLLQNIQKVVQEIAILHRGAETIASAAEESASAVAQVTSTISMQNTAFSQIEEAAKMINILIESLHSTDKEGIKHELATASEELSSSVYELNNSMEQVLEALMQIETAAELAKNDAKTNAEVAQKCVQHIKESVGTVESVYEEIKKVQKEFHTIIELISNVQQSTKQNYTLANDRKNDLQFIKSKILTLSNLIRKIELAIVQVASISINGALEAIRLGEKGQGFREVSNDIRNLAIDSENDLDKIIEIIDEIQDQNDTMLVDINNIILIQDRELNKLEKLKTELSRNIQQLDHIQKTIKTFSEATNQMLQALEQSLIASEQIQEAAELSFTNASQSKEAAQIIQKIANEMQNDITQINRITQRL, from the coding sequence ATGGCATTCAAACAACATTATAGTCATGACGACCAAGCTATGGAACAGGTAGAACAATCTCTACCATCTATAAAAACTCCACAAGCAATCCAAACACAATCCACTGCTGCAAAGAACGTTGATGAGAGTGTACGAGAAGAATTAGCCCGTATCTCCCAAAACTTTTTGAAAGAGATTGCCGAAGGATATACTGCGATAGAAGAGCTGAAACAAACAATGGAACAGATCGCTGCAGCAGCTGAACAAAGCGCTGGAGCGGCAGAAGAGAGTCTAAGCGCCATTACACAAATTAAAGAGAACTCCTTGATGCTGGAAAAAGAGACGAATAAAATCGTCGTCATTTCCAACGAGTTGGAAGATATATTTTTAGAAACGCAAGAAAGTATAGGTGATACAAAAAACGGGATGGAACAAGCTTCAGAATGGGCTAGTAACATTGTCCAAAAGAGTCAAGAACTTTTTGAAACTTCTCAAGAGATAACAGAAGCGGTCAATATCATTCGAAATCTTGCTCTTATTGCTTTAAATGCCGCCATTGAAGCAAGTCGCGTTAAAGAAGAGGGGGAATCTTTCAATGTCATGGCCCGAGAAATACGTCTAGTCGCTTCAAAGTCAAATGTCTATGCCCATAAAATTGAACAGGTTGTCGATATCATCAAAGAAAAAGTAGAAAAAAGCAAAACGGATATTCTACAAGTCAAAGATGAAATGGAAAAATCTTCACAAAAGGCCTACAGCTCTTATCAAAAAATAGAAACAATGGTCCACACAATGGAACAATTTGTAAAAGATATTGATACCTTATTACAAAATATTCAAAAAGTAGTCCAAGAAATCGCTATTTTACATAGAGGTGCAGAAACGATTGCTAGTGCCGCAGAAGAGAGTGCAAGTGCGGTGGCACAAGTAACAAGTACTATCAGTATGCAAAACACAGCATTTTCTCAAATAGAAGAAGCAGCTAAAATGATCAATATTCTCATAGAGTCGCTTCATTCTACCGATAAAGAGGGTATCAAACATGAATTAGCCACAGCTTCAGAAGAACTTTCAAGCTCTGTTTATGAACTTAATAACTCTATGGAACAGGTATTAGAAGCACTTATGCAAATTGAAACAGCTGCAGAATTGGCTAAAAATGATGCCAAAACAAATGCAGAAGTTGCTCAAAAATGTGTTCAACATATAAAAGAAAGTGTAGGGACGGTCGAAAGTGTTTATGAAGAGATTAAAAAAGTACAAAAAGAATTTCACACTATTATAGAACTTATCTCAAATGTGCAACAATCAACAAAACAAAATTATACTCTTGCAAATGATCGGAAAAATGACTTGCAATTCATCAAATCTAAAATCTTAACTCTTAGTAATCTCATACGAAAAATCGAACTCGCTATTGTCCAAGTTGCAAGTATCTCTATCAATGGTGCTTTAGAAGCTATTCGCCTCGGCGAAAAAGGACAAGGATTCCGAGAAGTTTCGAACGATATTCGAAATCTTGCAATCGATTCCGAAAACGATCTAGATAAAATCATTGAAATTATTGATGAGATCCAAGATCAAAATGACACAATGCTTGTCGATATCAATAATATTATTTTAATTCAAGATAGGGAACTCAATAAGCTTGAAAAACTCAAAACAGAATTATCCAGAAATATACAGCAACTCGATCATATCCAAAAAACAATCAAAACATTTTCCGAAGCAACAAATCAGATGTTACAAGCTCTTGAACAATCTCTCATTGCATCTGAGCAGATACAAGAAGCTGCTGAGCTTAGCTTTACGAATGCTTCCCAGTCAAAAGAAGCAGCGCAAATCATTCAAAAAATTGCCAACGAAATGCAAAATGATATCACTCAAATTAATCGCATCACACAAAGGTTGTGA
- a CDS encoding RNA-binding protein, which yields MKQIYVGNLPYSSNEEDVRELFAQYGEVTSVKLINDRETGRPRGFGFVEMDDSSADSAIEALDGSEFGGRSLKVNEARPREQRPRREFN from the coding sequence ATGAAGCAGATTTATGTAGGGAATCTCCCTTATTCTTCAAATGAAGAGGACGTTAGAGAGCTTTTCGCTCAGTATGGTGAAGTGACTTCTGTCAAACTTATCAACGATAGAGAAACAGGTAGACCAAGAGGGTTTGGTTTTGTTGAGATGGATGATAGCAGTGCAGATTCTGCAATCGAAGCACTTGATGGCAGTGAGTTTGGTGGACGATCACTAAAAGTAAATGAGGCACGACCGCGAGAGCAACGACCTCGAAGAGAATTTAACTAA
- a CDS encoding cupin domain-containing protein → MAKVIKTGITDEKTIKETLHNEGFSNIFIWRDAPHTRYPLHTHPHYEVRWIIEGVLEITQDDKTVRLEPGDRFESEPQTPHTAYTPTGVTYICGSR, encoded by the coding sequence ATGGCTAAGGTTATAAAGACCGGTATAACCGATGAAAAAACAATAAAAGAGACCCTTCACAACGAGGGGTTCTCTAACATATTTATTTGGCGAGATGCTCCTCATACACGATATCCTCTTCATACGCATCCCCATTATGAAGTGCGTTGGATTATTGAGGGTGTTTTAGAGATTACACAAGATGACAAAACAGTACGCTTAGAACCAGGCGATCGGTTCGAATCAGAACCTCAAACTCCACATACTGCTTATACACCTACAGGCGTAACTTATATTTGTGGGTCCCGGTAG
- the rpsG gene encoding 30S ribosomal protein S7 has product MRRRRAPIREVMPDPIYGSKVVTKFINKLMWDGKKSVAQKIFYNALKLIEEKDKEAKGIDVFNEAIENVKPLLEVKSRRVGGATYQVPVEVRPVRQQSLAIRWIVDAARNRNERTMAERLANELLDAANKRGAAYKKKEDTYKMAEANKAFAHYRW; this is encoded by the coding sequence GTGAGAAGAAGAAGAGCCCCTATACGGGAAGTAATGCCAGATCCGATTTACGGAAGTAAAGTTGTTACAAAATTTATCAATAAATTGATGTGGGATGGAAAGAAAAGCGTTGCACAAAAGATTTTTTACAATGCACTCAAATTGATCGAAGAAAAAGACAAAGAAGCAAAAGGGATCGATGTTTTTAACGAAGCGATCGAAAATGTAAAACCTTTGCTCGAAGTAAAGAGTAGACGAGTCGGTGGTGCAACTTACCAAGTACCGGTTGAAGTAAGACCTGTAAGACAGCAGTCTTTGGCAATCCGATGGATTGTAGATGCGGCACGAAATAGAAACGAACGGACGATGGCTGAGCGATTGGCGAATGAACTTCTTGATGCAGCGAACAAAAGAGGCGCAGCATACAAGAAGAAAGAAGATACATATAAAATGGCTGAAGCGAACAAAGCTTTCGCACATTACCGATGGTAA